One segment of Panicum virgatum strain AP13 chromosome 3K, P.virgatum_v5, whole genome shotgun sequence DNA contains the following:
- the LOC120696510 gene encoding protein NUCLEAR FUSION DEFECTIVE 4-like: MAREVSSSEEGRRRSGDQMRRMELEGDDDDAWRRWAVLVATVWIQALTGTNFDFSAYSSALKSSLGISQEALNYLATASDLGKAFGWSSGLALLYIPLHAVLLVAAVLGLAAYALQYGCLISVNLAAIPYPLVFLVCLIAGLSICWFNTVCFVLCIRSFSANNRPLALSLSISFNGLSAAFYTLFANALSPLSPSVYLLLNAILPLAISILALPAILLCHKQDSHLHSMPNHDRRVFLGLYILAFVTGTYLVVFGSFTATRSAARVILTGAMVLLALPLIIPACSSCSHGPDPASPLNHDDPHKPLLTSNNHQTVADAVMEKTMDHQLQGNCCGTILHKGRLAVLGDEHSAKRLIGCVDFWLYYIAYFCGATVGLVYSNNLGQIAQSLHQQSRLTMLLAVYSSFSFFGRLLSALPDVLHRTVSLARTGWLAAALVPMPMAFFLMWKQQDGSALVVGTALVGLSSGFIFAAAVSVTSELFGPNSVGVNHNILITNIPLGSFLYGQIAAMVYDSNGQRMSVMDNRTGTIDTMIVCMGAKCYSTTFFVWGCITLLGLASSIVLFKRTKPAYATTAGRSSCKHQVSS, from the exons ATGGCAAGAGAGgtgtcgtcgtcggaggaggGCCGTCGGCGGAGCGGCGACCAGATGAGGAGGATGGAATTAGAaggggatgatgatgatgcgtggcggcggtgggctGTTCTTGTTGCAACGGTGTGGATCCAGGCTCTGACGGGGACCAACTTCGACTTCTCGGCCTACTCGTCGGCGCTGAAATCGTCGCTGGGCATCTCCCAGGAGGCGCTCAACTACCTGGCCACCGCCTCCGACCTCGGCAAGGCATTCGGCTGGTCCTCCGGCCTCGCCCTGCTCTACATCCCCCTCCAcgccgtcctcctcgtcgccgccgtgctGGGGCTCGCCGCGTACGCGCTGCAGTACGGCTGCCTCATCTCCGTCAACCTCGCCGCAATCCCATACCCGCTG GTGTTCTTGGTCTGCTTGATAGCAGGGTTGAGCATCTGCTGGTTCAACACAGTCTGCTTTGTTCTCTGCATACGCAGCTTCTCCGCAAACAACCGCCCCCTGGCCCTCTCCCTCTCAATAAGCTTCAATGGCCTCAGCGCCGCCTTCTACACTCTCTTTGCAAATGCCCTATCACCTTTGTCCCCATCTGTCTACCTCCTCCTCAATGCCATCCTCCCTCTTGCCATCTCTATTCTTGCGCTCCCAGCTATACTCCTCTGCCACAAGCAAGACAGCCATCTCCACAGCATGCCCAATCATGACAGGCGTGTCTTCCTTGGCCTCTACATCCTCGCATTCGTCACTGGCACATATCTGGTGGTCTTTGGATCTTTCACCGCAACCAGGTCCGCTGCACGGGTTATCCTCACAGGTGCCATGGTTCTCCTCGCCCTTCCTCTCATCATCCCTGCCTGTTCCAGTTGCTCACATGGCCCTGACCCTGCATCTCCACTAAACCATGACGACCCACATAAACCACTACTAACCAGCAACAATCATCAGACAGTGGCTGATGCCGTGATGGAAAAAACAATGGATCACCAGCTGCAGGGCAATTGTTGTGGAACAATACTACACAAGGGCCGCCTGGCGGTGCTCGGTGACGAACATAGTGCAAAGAGGCTCATTGGGTGTGTGGACTTCTGGCTCTACTACATAGCCTACTTCTGTGGAGCCACTGTTGGGCTGGTATACAGCAACAACTTGGGGCAGATTGCGCAATCATTGCACCAGCAGTCACGGCTCACCATGCTACTTGCTGTCTACtcatccttctccttcttcgGCCGTCTTCTCTCTGCACTCCCCGACGTCCTTCACAG GACGGTGTCACTTGCTCGGACAGGGTGGCTTGCTGCTGCCTTGGTGCCAATGCCAATGGCCTTTTTCCTTATGTGGAAACAACAAGATGGAAGTGCTCTGGTAGTAGGAACAGCCCTAGTTGGCTTAAGCTCAGGGTTCATCTTCGCTGCAGCAGTATCGGTGACCTCCGAGCTCTTTGGACCAAATAGCGTCGGTGTGAATCACAACATCCTAATCACCAATATCCCACTGGGCTCATTCCTCTATGGCCAGATTGCTGCCATGGTATACGACTCGAATGGCCAAAGAATGTCAGTAATGGATAACCGCACTGGCACTATTGACACCATGATTGTGTGCATGGGGGCGAAGTGCTACTCAACCACCTTCTTCGTGTGGGGTTGCATCACATTGCTGGGGTTAGCATCGAGCATAGTCCTATTCAAAAGAACAAAACCAGCTTATGCTACTACTGCTGGTCGATCAAGTTGTAAGCACCAAGTTTCCAGTTGA
- the LOC120696511 gene encoding probable leucine-rich repeat receptor-like protein kinase IMK3: MLLLSLPRRSRPPLLFLFLFLLLLAPPPTAKAAAAHHHPAGDGVVISQADYQGLQAIRHDLSDPYGFLRSWNDSGLTACSGAWLGIKCVLGSVVAITLPWRGLGGTLSQRGLGQLTRLRRLSLHDNAIAGPIPASLGFLPDLRGLYLFNNRFSGALPASLGACLALQSFDASNNRLTGAIPAAIANSTKLIRLNLSRNALSADIPAEVLASASLLVLDLSYNNLSGPIPDAFAASTNSPSSKLLNNNKEAITGAYQLAFLSLAHNSLDGPIPDSLAKLTKLQDLDLSANNLNGTIPANLTATLRSFNVSYNNLSGAVPAALARKFGEPAFTGNIQLCGYSASTPCPASPPSPAPSAPSSPAEESRGRRKFSTKELALIIAGIVVGVLILLLLCCLLLCFLTRKRSTAAAGARTSGKQQAPKDAAAGAAAAGRGEKPGSGAAEVESGGDIGGKLVHFDGPLAFTADDLLCATAEIMGKSTYGTVYKATLEDGSLVAVKRLREKITKGHKDFEAEAAVLGRIRHPNLLPLRAYYLGPKGEKLLVFDYMPKGSLTSFLHARAPNTPVDWATRMTIAKGTARGLAYLHDDMSIVHGNLTASNVLLDEQCNPKISDFGLSRLMTTAANSNVLAAAGALGYRAPELSKLKKANAKTDVYSLGVIILELLTGKTPAESTNGMDLPQWVASIVKEEWTSEVFDLELMRDAAADPVGDELMDTLKLALHCVDPVLSVRPEAREVLRQLEQIRPGSDGGAGPSEEGGGAHVLAASAGDE; the protein is encoded by the exons atgctgctgctgtcgctgcCGCGCCGCAGCAGGcctcccctcctcttcctcttcctctttctCCTCCTGCTCGCTCCGCCGCCTACCGctaaagccgccgccgcccaccaccaccccgccggcgacggcgtcgtcATCTCCCAGGCCGACTACCAGGGCCTCCAGGCCATCCGCCACGACCTCTCCGACCCCTACGGCTTCCTCCGCTCCTGGAACGACTCCGGCCTCACCGCCTGCTCCGGCGCCTGGCTCGGCATCAAGTGCGTCCTCGGCAGCGTCGTCGCCATCACGCTCCCCTGGCGGGGCCTCGGCGGCACCCTCTCCCAGCGGGGCCTCGGCCAGCTCACCCGACTCCGCAGGCTCAGCCTCCACGACAACGCCATCGCGGGCCCCATCCCGGCATCCCTCGGCTTCCTCCCCGACCTCCGCGGCCTCTACCTCTTCAACAACCGCTTCTCCGGCGCCCTCCCCGCCTCCCTCGGCGCATGCCTCGCGCTCCAGTCCTTCGACGCCAGCAACAACCGCCTCACCGGCGCCATCCCGGCCGCCATCGCTAACTCCACCAAGCTCATCCGCCTCAACCTCAGCCGCAACGCGCTCTCTGCTGACATCCCCGCCGAGGtcctcgcctccgcctccctcctcgtcctcgaCCTCTCCTACAACAACCTCTCCGGTCCCATCCCCGACGCATTCGCAGCCTCCACCAACTCCCCTTCTTCCAAGCtcctcaacaacaacaaggaGGCCATCACCGGGGCATACCAGCTCGCCTTCCTCAGCCTCGCGCACAACTCCCTCGACGGGCCCATCCCGGACTCGCTTGCAAAGCTCACCAAGCTCCAGGACCTCGACCTCTCCGCCAACAACCTCAACGGCACCATCCCCGCCAACCTCACCGCCACGCTCCGCTCCTTCAACGTCTCCTACAACAACCTCTCCGGCGCCGTGCCagccgccctcgcccgcaagttCGGGGAGCCCGCATTCACCGGGAACATCCAGCTCTGCGGCTACTCTGCTTCCACGCCCTGCCCGGCCTCCCCGCCATCCCCTGCGCCGTCAGCGCCGTCCTCACCCGCCGAGGAGtcccgcggccgccgcaagtTCAGCACCAAGGAGCTTGCACTCATCATTGCCGGGATCGTCGTCGGCGTCCTCAtcctgctgctcctctgctgcctcctcctctgtttcctCACAAGGAAGAGGTCTACCGCCGCAGCAGGAGCAAGGACGAGCGGCAAGCAGCAGGCGCCCAAggatgccgccgccggagccgcggccgccggacgCGGCGAGAAGCCAGGCTCCGGCGCCGCGGAGGTGGAGTCCGGCGGCGACATCGGCGGCAAGCTCGTGCACTTCGACGGGCCGCTCGCCTTCACGGCGGACGACCTGCTGTGCGCCACCGCCGAGATCATGGGGAAGAGCACCTACGGCACCGTGTACAAGGCCACGCTCGAGGACGGCAGCCTGGTGGCCGTCAAGCGCCTCAGGGAGAAGATCACCAAGGGACACAAAGACTTCGAGGccgaggcggcggtgctcggcagGATCCGCCACCCCAACCTGCTGCCGCTCAGGGCCTACTACCTGgggccaaagggggagaagctGCTCGTCTTCGATTACATGCCCAAGGGCAGCCTCACCTCGTTCTTGCACG CTCGCGCTCCGAACACGCCGGTGGACTGGGCGACGCGGATGACAATCGCCAAGGGCACAGCCCGTGGCCTGGCCTACCTCCACGACGACATGAGCATCGTGCACGGCAATCTGACTGCCAGCAACGTCCTCCTCGACGAGCAATGCAACCCCAAGATCTCCGACTTCGGGCTGTCCCGGCtgatgacgacggcggcgaaCTCGAACGTGCTGGCCGCTGCGGGCGCGCTGGGGTACCGCGCGCCGGAGCTGTCGAAGCTGAAGAAGGCGAACGCCAAGACGGACGTGTACAGCCTGGGCGTGATCATCCTGGAGCTGCTGACGGGCAAGACCCCCGCCGAGAGCACGAACGGCATGGACCTGCCACAGTGGGTGGCCTCCATCGTCAAGGAGGAGTGGACCAGCGAGGTGTTCGACCTGGAGCTGATGCGCGACGCCGCGGCAGATCCCGTCGGGGACGAGCTGATGGACACGCTCAAGCTAGCGCTCCACTGTGTGGACCCGGTGCTGTCGGTGCGGCCTGAGGCCCGGGAGGTGCTGCGGCAGCTCGAGCAGATCAGGCCGGGGTCAGATGGCGGCGCCGGGCCAAGCGAGGAAGGTGGTGGTGCTCATGTGCTGGCGGCTTCTGCAGGAGACGAGTAG
- the LOC120696512 gene encoding laccase-23-like yields the protein MSTSSVLLMTLQVAALLLCWLLQQTVVAKEQYHEFVVQEAAVTRLCRKHSIMTVNGQFPGPALEVSEGDSLIVRVINRGGYNVTVHWHGVRQMRTGWSDGPEYVTQCPIRPGQSFTYRFTVAGQEGTLWWHAHSSWLRATVHGALIIRPRSGVPYPFNAGKPPAREIPILLGEWWDMNPMDVVRTATRTGAAPNISDALTVNGQPGDLYRCSSKDTTTFPVRSGETNLLRFINAALNTELFVSLAGHTMTVVGADASYTKPHATSVLMIAPGQTTDVLVTFDQPPGRYYLAARAYASAQGVPFDNTTSTAIFDYGGGSGSGSPAMPTLPAYNDTGTATAFTTSLRGLRKAELPSRMDENLFFTVGVGLINCSAAGQQSCGGPNNTRFAASINNVSFVLPSTLSILQAARYQGGGGGVFSADFPGTPPVQFDYTAQNVSRALWQPAPGTKVYRLRYGAAVQVVLQGTSILAGENHPIHLHGYDFYILGEGFGNFNAARDTGRLNLEDPPMRNTVGVPVNGWAVIRFVADNPGVWLMHCHLDVHITWGLAMAFLVEDGVGELQSLEAPPPDLPLC from the exons ATGTCAACGTCCTCAGTGCTCCTGATGACCCTGCAGGTTGCTGCTCTTCTCctctgctggctgctgcagcaGACAGTAGTTGCCAAGGAGCAGTACCATGAGTTCGTG GTCCAGGAGGCGGCGGTGACGAGGTTGTGCCGGAAGCACAGCATCATGACGGTGAACGGGCAGTTCCCGGGGCCGGCGTTGGAGGTGAGCGAGGGCGACTCCCTGATCGTGAGGGTCATCAACCGGGGCGGCTACAACGTGACGGTGCACTGGCACGGCGTCCGGCAGATGCGGACGGGGTGGTCGGACGGGCCCGAGTACGTGACGCAGTGCCCCATCCGCCCTGGCCAGAGCTTCACCTACCGCTTCACCGTCGCCGGGCAGGAGGGCACCCTGTGGTGGCACGCCCACAGCTCCTGGCTCCGGGCTACCGTACACGGCGCCCTCATCATCCGCCCCCGCTCCGGCGTCCCTTACCCCTTCAACGCCGGCAAGCCACCCGCCAGGGAGATCCCCATCCTGCTCG GGGAATGGTGGGACATGAACCCCATGGACGTGGTCCGCACCGCCACCCGCACCGGCGCCGCGCCCAACATCTCCGACGCCCTCACCGTCAACGGCCAGCCCGGCGACCTCTACAGGTGCTCCTCCAAGGACACCACCACGTTCCCCGTCAGGTCCGGCGAGACCAACCTGCTGCGCTTCATCAACgccgcgctcaacacggagctcTTCGTCTCCCTCGCCGGCCACACCATGACCGTCGTCGGCGCCGACGCCTCCTACACCAAGCCCCACGCCACGTCGGTGCTCATGATCGCGCCCGGCCAGACCACCGACGTCCTCGTCACCTTCGACCAGCCGCCCGGCCGGTActacctcgccgcccgcgcctacGCCAGCGCCCAGGGCGTCCCCTTCGACAACACCACCAGCACCGCCATCTTCGactacggcggcggcagcggcagcggcagccccGCGATGCCGACGCTCCCGGCCTACAACGACACGGGCACGGCGACGGCGTTCACGACGAGCCTGCGCGGCCTGCGCAAGGCGGAGCTCCCGTCGCGCATGGACGAGAACCTCTTCTTCACCGTGGGCGTGGGGCTCATCAACTGCTCGGCGGCGGGCCAGCAGAGCTGCGGCGGGCCCAACAACACGCGGTTCGCGGCGAGCATCAACAACGTCTCCTTCGTGCTGCCGTCCACCCTGTCCATCCTGCAGGCGGCGCGCtaccaaggcggcggcggcggcgtgttcaGCGCTGACTTCCCCGGCACCCCGCCGGTGCAGTTCGACTACACGGCGCAGAACGTGAGCCGCGCGCTGTGGCAGCCGGCACCTGGCACCAAGGTGTACAGGCTCAGGTACGGCGCCGCCGTGCAGGTGGTGCTGCAGGGCACCAGCATCTTGGCCGGCGAGAACCACCCCATCCACCTCCACGGCTACGACTTCTACATCCTGGGCGAGGGGTTCGGCAACTTCAACGCCGCCAGGGACACGGGCAGGCTGAACCTGGAGGACCCGCCGATGAGGAACACGGTGGGCGTGCCGGTGAACGGGTGGGCGGTGATCCGGTTCGTGGCGGACAACCCGGGGGTGTGGCTGATGCACTGCCATCTGGACGTGCACATCACCTGGGGCCTCGCCATGGCCTTCCTCGTCGAGGACGGCGTCGGGGAGCTGCAGTCTCTCGAGGCACCTCCACCGGACCTCCCGCTCTGCTGA
- the LOC120700298 gene encoding uncharacterized protein LOC120700298, which yields MAPPLLCKRKRRRKRGPEFLDSPQVAEISVHCSVTAPFLFLLRFQEQGLLGIAVHQLPSSTSTKAKSKSLWSQVVKSTRPTNMSISARNLQPQDLGAVIFGCTNNTIAECHSWQLFGLPRAHISYVRNIKEGLRLFLFNYDDRRLYGIYEAAGSGKFCPESNAWSNDGQGKTSFPAQVAMRVRVWCFPLAENQFRNAIVANYYQNTPTSVPGKKLHFFQFELDHAQTRVLMDMFTPSPPPNNVWMPPVATPADEHVRELVSSPVWAPKHEAKVKPGKVANSYADMVKKNKFEEVVKGDVDEEHASSDNESSNGFDDLDCGDTATEREGCALSDQEVEMKQQRHSDKKTNVLSFNQVLEGHAALPVQQCNPDLYANATETEDNDAYSFKYAQEVKCAILDGHSNLPETLDVEANQLSMGPSNLLVQLLDSESCTEAKLIDVVKELSGRIELMEKKQAWSNKEVQHLQGVNERLLKRIVELKGTVKTLNSKINPLTLDDSLNQFVEQYLGSEDVIYLVGGFDGFSFLPSLDSFSPSLDILTPLKPMPVGKSYASTVALDGKVFVLGGGDGACWFDTVDCYDRSRDDWTTCPSLTRDKGSLAGVSVNGRIYAFGGGDGSQCFSDVEIFDPPHGKWIKNQPMLEKRFSLAGVALNGVIYAVGGFNGAQYLSSAERLDPREPNWKMLPMMSARRGCHTLAVLNEKIFSIGGYDTGAKAMVATVEMYEPRMPSWVMVEPMSYTRGYHSSAVLGGSIFTFGGVKGEGDTILDVVERYKEGCGWVTTGLKSIGKRCYCSAIVH from the exons ATGG CCCCACCCCTCCTCTGCAAGCGCAAGCGGAGGAGGAAACGAGGTCCGGAATTCTTGGACTCACCCCAAGTGGCCGAGATTTCAGTGCACTGCAGTGTGACCGCCccgttcctcttcctcctccgatttCAAG AGCAGGGTTTGCTGGGGATTGCGGTTCATCAACTGCCGTCTAG CACCAGCACAAAGGCGAAGAGCAAATCCTTGTGGAGCCAGGTTGTGAAAAGTACCAGGCCGACAAACATGTCCATTTCCGCAAGAAACCTCCAACCACAAGATCTTGGAGCTGTGATATTTGGTTGCACAAACAATACCATTGCAGAGTGTCACTCATGGCAACTTTTCG GCTTGCCAAGAGCGCATATCTCCTATGTACGAAACATTAAGGAAGGACTGCGTCTCTTCCTATTCAATTATGATGATCGCAGATTGTATGGCATATATGAAGCTGCAGGCAGTGGTAAGTTCTGTCCTGAATCAAATGCATGGTCAAATGATGGCCAGGGAAAGACAAGTTTTCCTGCCCAG GTTGCGATGCGGGTAAGGGTGTGGTGTTTTCCGCTAGCAGAGAATCAGTTCAGAAATGCTATTGTAGCCAACTACTATCAGAACACACCCACTAGTGTCCCTGGCAAGAAGCTGCATTTTTTTCAATTTGAATTGGATCATGCTCAGACACGTGTTTTGATGGATATGTTtactccatctcctcctcccaACAATGTTTGGATGCCCCCTGTTGCAACACCAGCTGATGAGCATGTGAGAGAGTTAGTATCGTCACCTGTATGGGCACCAAAGCATGAAGCGAAGGTCAAACCAGGAAAGGTTGCAAACTCATATGCAGACATGGTAAAGAAGAACAAATTTGAGGAAGTCGTGAAAGGAGATGTGGATGAGGAACATGCGAGTTCAGATAATGAATCTTCTAATGGTTTTGATGATCTGGATTGTGGAGACACAGCAACGGAGAGAGAGGGGTGTGCATTATCAGATCAGGAGGTTGAAATGAAACAACAGCGACACTCTGATAAGAAGACAAATGTGCTTAGTTTCAACCAAGTGTTAGAAGGGCATGCAGCTTTGCCTGTGCAGCAGTGTAATCCTGATTTGTATGCCAATGCTACTGAGACTGAAGACAATGATGCATATAGCTTCAAGTATGCCCAGGAGGTCAAATGTGCAATTCTGGATGGACACTCTAATTTGCCAGAAACCTTAGATGTTGAAGCTAATCAGCTCTCCATGGGCCCTTCTAATTTGCTGGTGCAACTATTAGACTCTGAATCATGTACAGAAGCCAAG CTGATAGATGTAGTTAAAGAGTTATCTGGGCGCATAGAGCTGATGGAGAAGAAGCAG GCTTGGTCCAACAAAGAGGTCCAACACTTACAAGGGGTGAATGAGAGGTTACTGAAAAGAATTGTGGAACTAAAGGGCACAGTGAAGACattgaattcaaaaataaaccctTTAACCCTAGATGATTCACTTAACCAGTTTGTTGAGCAATATTTGGGCTCAGAAGATGTCATTTATCTAGTTGGTGGTTTTGATGGCTTCTCATTTCTGCCATCACTAGACTCCTTTTCCCCTTCATTGGATATACTAACACCTCTCAAACCAATGCCTGTTGGGAAGTCATATGCTTCAACTGTTGCATTAGATGGCAAGGTATTTGTTCTCGGTGGTGGTGATGGTGCTTGCTGGTTTGATACAG TTGACTGTTATGACCGAAGCCGTGATGATTGGACCACATGCCCATCATTGACTCGTGACAAGGGGAGCCTTGCTGGGGTTAGTGTTAATGGGAGAATCTATGCTTTTGGTGGTGGAGATGGAAGTCAGTGTTTCTCTGACGTTGAGATATTTGATCCTCCTCATGGAAAGTGGATAAAGAATCAGCCTATGCTAGAAAAG CGCTTTTCTCTAGCTGGTGTAGCACTTAATGGTGTGATTTATGCAGTTGGTGGCTTCAATGGTGCTCAATATCTGAG CTCTGCTGAGAGGCTTGATCCTCGAGAGCCTAACTGGAAAATGCTCCCAATGATGAGTGCAAGAAGGGGCTGTCATACGCTTGCAGTGCTTAATGAGAAGAT ATTCTCGATTGGTGGTTATGATACTGGGGCTAAAGCAATGGTAGCTACCGTTGAGATGTACGAGCCAAGGATGCCTTCATGGGTGATGGTTGAACCCATGAGCTACACCAGAGGATACCATTCTTCAGCTGTGCTTGGTGGCTCAATATTCACATTTGGCGGGGTGAAAGGTGAAGGAGATACAATCTTGGATGTG GTGGAGCGATACAAGGAAGGCTGTGGCTGGGTGACTACTGGTCTGAAGTCAATTGGGAAGAGATGCTACTGCTCCGCCATTGTTCACTGA